In the Ruminococcus sp. OA3 genome, one interval contains:
- a CDS encoding AraC family transcriptional regulator gives MEHKTVPVDDNLLEKVKYPSGSLPVFLDEDHFNDYMNGEFNYHWHDSYEFAIVLRGEIEYYVHQTYDERESKIMREGDVVFVNSRALHMGRQTKPDSLMFCFLFPTYFFNMQPSDTVYQKNILPVIRFPLPGLYFSHDDPSGKLIFDEIHRLYRLNPGELGYELQCIEIIYCIWRLLLTEISRFKEFPKVPKRDLIQEQRARLMLSCIHDHYSEGITVDHIAKAANISRRECFRCFKEIVKKTPAEYLCEYRLSQAAQLLTGTDKTILDICLSCGFNSPSYMGKLFKEKCGMSPGEYRELSNRTSI, from the coding sequence ATGGAACACAAAACTGTGCCGGTAGATGATAACCTGCTGGAAAAAGTAAAATATCCAAGCGGATCGCTGCCGGTTTTTTTGGATGAAGACCATTTTAATGATTACATGAACGGTGAGTTTAATTATCATTGGCATGATTCATATGAATTTGCGATTGTTTTAAGAGGCGAGATAGAATACTATGTGCACCAGACGTATGATGAGAGGGAATCAAAGATCATGCGGGAGGGCGATGTTGTATTTGTGAATTCAAGGGCTTTGCATATGGGGAGACAGACAAAACCGGATTCTCTGATGTTCTGTTTTTTATTTCCCACATATTTTTTTAACATGCAGCCTTCCGATACTGTGTATCAGAAAAATATACTGCCCGTCATCCGATTTCCGCTGCCGGGTCTGTATTTTTCCCATGATGATCCTTCAGGCAAATTGATTTTTGATGAGATACACCGTTTATACAGACTGAATCCCGGGGAGCTGGGATATGAACTTCAGTGCATCGAAATTATTTATTGTATATGGCGTCTTTTATTAACTGAGATTTCCAGATTCAAAGAATTTCCGAAGGTGCCGAAGAGGGATCTGATACAGGAACAGCGGGCCCGTCTGATGCTGTCCTGCATCCATGATCATTATTCGGAAGGTATTACCGTAGATCATATTGCAAAAGCTGCAAATATCAGCAGGAGGGAGTGCTTCAGGTGCTTTAAAGAAATTGTTAAAAAGACGCCTGCAGAATATCTCTGTGAGTATCGGCTTTCTCAGGCAGCACAGCTGCTGACGGGTACGGATAAGACAATTCTGGATATTTGTCTGTCCTGTGGTTTTAACAGTCCCAGCTATATGGGAAAGCTATTTAAGGAGAAATGCGGGATGTCTCCCGGAGAGTACCGGGAGTTATCAAACAGGACGTCTATATGA
- a CDS encoding 4Fe-4S binding protein: MKKKHWYDYLWIFSSIYLILGFFNILFAWIGLICFFAPLAIAIIGGSKAYCNRYCGRGQLFSLLGGRIGLSRRKDIPNWMKSKGFRYGFLIFFFIMFFGMIWNTWMVFSGTGELKQIVKLLWSIKLPWHWAYPVSVTPWIAQFSFGFYSVMLTSTVLGLITMVLFKPRSWCVYCPMGTMTQLICKAKSKKGEKNYVSINDNEG, from the coding sequence ATGAAAAAGAAACACTGGTATGATTATCTCTGGATTTTTTCATCGATCTACCTGATCCTCGGATTCTTTAATATCCTGTTTGCATGGATCGGTTTAATCTGTTTCTTTGCTCCGCTTGCGATAGCGATTATAGGGGGAAGCAAAGCTTACTGTAACAGATACTGTGGGAGAGGGCAGCTGTTTTCACTTCTCGGAGGAAGAATAGGGTTGTCGCGCCGTAAGGATATCCCAAACTGGATGAAAAGCAAAGGATTCCGGTATGGTTTTTTGATTTTTTTCTTTATCATGTTTTTTGGCATGATCTGGAATACCTGGATGGTATTTTCAGGTACGGGAGAGTTAAAGCAGATTGTAAAACTGCTCTGGAGTATAAAGCTTCCATGGCACTGGGCTTATCCGGTCTCGGTGACTCCCTGGATCGCTCAGTTTTCATTTGGATTTTATAGTGTTATGTTGACTTCAACTGTGTTGGGACTTATCACAATGGTGTTGTTTAAACCGCGTTCCTGGTGTGTGTACTGCCCGATGGGAACAATGACACAGTTGATCTGTAAAGCAAAATCTAAAAAAGGAGAGAAGAATTATGTCAGTATTAACGATAACGAGGGATAA
- a CDS encoding sugar ABC transporter permease: protein MNKKKQCSLAKSRQRETVRVAAIFLIPVFVILTIFIFYPVIDTFITSFYKWNGISAEKTFIQFENWKKLIVDASFWKAFFNNVILVVFAIILQLPISLALATFLNFVGKKGNVFKIIWFIPMLMSSVAVGFLFNYILATNGGVISTISQALGGGNIDLLGHPKRALFAVMGVISWQSVPFYMVFFLASFSGISTEVFEAARIDGATRGQYFWRIALPLLKPSISKASVLALVGSLKYFDLIYVMTNGGPGTATELMATYMYKNSFVKYNMGYGSTIAAGMFLLITVFSIITMKLTARKED, encoded by the coding sequence ATGAATAAAAAAAAGCAATGTAGCCTTGCAAAAAGCAGGCAGAGAGAGACTGTGCGGGTCGCAGCCATATTCCTGATTCCGGTGTTTGTGATTCTGACAATCTTTATCTTTTACCCTGTAATCGATACTTTCATTACAAGTTTTTACAAATGGAACGGCATTTCTGCTGAAAAAACATTTATTCAGTTTGAGAACTGGAAAAAGCTGATTGTTGACGCAAGCTTTTGGAAGGCATTTTTTAATAATGTAATTCTGGTGGTTTTTGCAATTATTCTACAGCTTCCTATATCCCTTGCGCTGGCAACTTTCCTGAATTTTGTAGGAAAAAAAGGAAATGTATTTAAAATAATATGGTTTATCCCGATGTTAATGTCATCTGTAGCAGTAGGGTTTTTGTTTAATTATATTTTAGCTACCAACGGCGGAGTTATCAGCACAATCTCTCAGGCACTGGGAGGGGGAAATATTGATCTGCTGGGACATCCGAAAAGAGCACTGTTCGCGGTCATGGGTGTTATCAGCTGGCAGAGCGTTCCCTTTTATATGGTGTTTTTCCTGGCATCTTTTTCGGGGATTTCTACAGAGGTGTTCGAGGCTGCCAGAATTGATGGTGCGACCAGAGGCCAGTATTTCTGGAGAATTGCGCTGCCGCTTCTGAAGCCTTCAATCAGTAAGGCATCGGTGCTGGCATTGGTTGGATCCTTGAAGTATTTTGATCTGATCTATGTTATGACTAACGGAGGACCGGGAACTGCCACAGAATTGATGGCGACATATATGTATAAGAATTCCTTTGTGAAATATAATATGGGCTATGGCTCCACAATTGCAGCAGGTATGTTCCTGCTCATCACCGTATTTTCTATTATCACGATGAAACTGACAGCACGAAAGGAGGATTGA
- a CDS encoding carbohydrate ABC transporter permease has translation MDQYKKAKGKKIVSWGIAGALAVIWLVIAIVPFIYMVINSFKDRFEILSSGVFTLPESWYPANYIEILTGGFWKYFLNSVIVLLVSLVILLALSAAASYPLSRFRFRFSGILFAVIVACMSIPIHITLIPVFKMTTNIGLYDTIWALIGPYVAFGLPISVFILTGFMKEIPREMEEAAMIDGCSKIQIFFRIMLPMCKPGLATLAIYNGVNIWNEFSFAYTLTQEKINRTLPLSIWEFKGQYTMNTPMILAVLTLTVVPMIILFIFTKDKLIEGMAAGAVKG, from the coding sequence ATGGATCAGTATAAGAAAGCAAAGGGTAAGAAAATTGTATCATGGGGTATTGCCGGTGCCCTCGCCGTAATCTGGCTGGTGATCGCGATTGTCCCGTTTATCTACATGGTCATTAACTCTTTTAAAGACAGATTCGAGATTCTGTCAAGTGGTGTATTTACACTGCCTGAGTCATGGTATCCTGCTAATTATATCGAAATTCTGACTGGCGGGTTCTGGAAGTACTTCCTGAACAGTGTCATCGTACTGTTGGTTTCACTGGTGATACTGCTGGCACTGTCGGCAGCGGCATCTTATCCGCTGTCAAGATTCAGATTCCGCTTTTCCGGAATTTTATTTGCGGTCATTGTGGCTTGTATGTCTATCCCAATACATATCACATTGATCCCGGTATTTAAAATGACCACAAATATAGGTCTGTATGATACCATATGGGCGCTGATAGGGCCATATGTGGCGTTTGGGCTTCCGATTTCCGTATTTATACTGACTGGTTTTATGAAAGAAATTCCAAGGGAAATGGAAGAGGCCGCAATGATAGACGGATGCAGCAAAATACAGATATTTTTCCGTATTATGCTGCCAATGTGCAAGCCCGGTCTGGCAACACTCGCGATCTACAATGGTGTCAATATCTGGAATGAATTTTCATTTGCATATACGCTGACACAGGAAAAAATCAACCGGACGCTTCCACTTTCCATCTGGGAGTTTAAGGGGCAGTACACGATGAATACTCCGATGATACTGGCAGTGCTGACACTGACGGTGGTTCCGATGATCATTCTGTTTATTTTTACAAAGGACAAACTGATTGAAGGAATGGCAGCAGGAGCTGTGAAGGGATAA
- the trxA gene encoding thioredoxin: MSVLTITRDNFKQEVLNSDKPVLLDFWASWCGPCRMVSPVVDEIAQEVDHAKIGKINVDEEPELAQEFRIMSIPTLAVIKDQKVVKTSVGVQPKEAILDMIQE, translated from the coding sequence ATGTCAGTATTAACGATAACGAGGGATAACTTTAAACAAGAAGTTTTAAATTCTGATAAACCGGTACTGCTGGACTTCTGGGCATCCTGGTGCGGACCATGCCGGATGGTTTCACCGGTTGTGGATGAAATTGCGCAGGAAGTGGATCACGCAAAGATAGGGAAAATAAATGTGGATGAAGAGCCGGAACTGGCTCAGGAATTCCGGATTATGAGTATCCCCACACTGGCGGTGATAAAAGATCAGAAGGTGGTAAAGACATCGGTTGGAGTTCAGCCGAAAGAAGCCATTTTGGATATGATTCAGGAGTAA
- a CDS encoding DUF6506 family protein: protein MKQFKFVFLVMSSDHDSSKHHVAMETPACKSIMIGVKDMTDACEQAKKLVDKKEVDKIELCGAFQEKGARVISDYINHRIPVSYIVNLEH from the coding sequence ATGAAACAATTTAAGTTCGTCTTTTTAGTCATGTCCTCGGATCATGATTCATCCAAGCATCATGTGGCAATGGAAACCCCGGCATGTAAATCTATTATGATCGGTGTTAAAGATATGACAGATGCATGTGAGCAGGCAAAAAAACTGGTTGATAAAAAAGAAGTTGATAAAATTGAACTGTGCGGTGCGTTCCAGGAAAAGGGAGCCAGGGTCATAAGTGATTATATTAATCACCGCATTCCGGTTTCATATATTGTTAATCTGGAACATTAA
- a CDS encoding Crp/Fnr family transcriptional regulator gives MLTSVQSEFLLKEYFPVWDSLTREEQLNIINNSALKEYGKGELLHQGDMDCVGLFIINTGKIRTYLLSDDGKEVTLYRLGHGDTCILSASCALATITFDVYIEAEEKTQVLLISSSFFSSLMEKNIYVECFSYKLATERFSDVMWAMQQILFMNLDQRLAIFLWDELSRSEGNVIHITHEQIARYIGSAREVVSRMLKYFVADGIVELSRGGIRIVDKKRLRKLI, from the coding sequence ATGTTAACCAGCGTACAATCTGAATTTTTGTTAAAAGAATACTTTCCTGTATGGGATTCATTAACCAGGGAGGAACAGTTAAATATTATTAATAATTCGGCATTAAAAGAATATGGGAAAGGTGAGCTGCTTCATCAGGGAGATATGGACTGTGTCGGTCTCTTCATCATTAACACAGGAAAGATCCGTACCTACCTGCTGTCCGATGACGGTAAGGAAGTTACTCTGTACCGCCTGGGACATGGAGATACCTGTATTCTGTCCGCATCCTGTGCCCTTGCTACTATCACTTTTGATGTTTATATTGAAGCAGAGGAGAAAACACAGGTTCTACTTATCAGTTCATCTTTCTTCTCTTCTTTGATGGAAAAGAATATTTATGTTGAATGCTTTTCCTATAAACTTGCAACGGAACGATTTTCTGACGTGATGTGGGCAATGCAGCAGATCCTCTTTATGAATCTTGACCAGCGTCTGGCAATTTTCCTCTGGGATGAACTGTCACGATCAGAGGGAAATGTAATCCATATTACCCATGAACAGATTGCACGGTATATTGGAAGTGCCCGGGAAGTGGTGTCCCGAATGCTGAAATATTTTGTTGCTGATGGGATCGTGGAACTTTCGCGCGGCGGCATCCGTATCGTAGATAAAAAAAGGCTCCGGAAACTCATATAG
- a CDS encoding response regulator has product MYQVLIVDDEKIIRMGMKKVIAWDRAGVDQVFTAGSGQEALELLKEQTIHIMITDIQMGSMSGLELIKIVNEQYPDIRIIVLTGYDEFEYAHKCLKMDVVDFLLKPVDEDDMAELIRRQTEALDAQQKRQKMAGVMRRIIGSNEQEQLNKMMCDLVNNQEQASATAQKICGTYQYDLHQAMQIAVLIPQVGSYEKQEEEKYRAFMIRDFCNHNIDLRELGITFQDEDDRIVIAFFLNGKNDDVSSRVEELIHLLKDEFGISQKIVLGSAVTGFAQLFISYNDAVLLLEQEHQSFRDIIQDTQKQHKNQMFWDVFGEIKHAIVVNQGDSETIMHAFSSFCRMTESYSLSAEHIRRCCFELAMSVYYTHIANHGEIKGDMVRAYMEMIMPAKTEEILRETKKFIEGMHDKEEAAIHELVGQAQIYIKNHLSEELSVTGIAQMLFLTPSYFSRLFKKTAHQGCNDYIIRLRMEKAQSLLESTSLKTGEIALLVGYQDKNYFSLAFKKFSGMSPTAYREIVRNQS; this is encoded by the coding sequence TTGTATCAGGTATTGATAGTAGATGATGAAAAAATAATCCGGATGGGTATGAAAAAAGTGATTGCGTGGGATCGGGCAGGAGTTGACCAGGTATTTACCGCAGGCAGCGGGCAGGAAGCACTGGAACTCCTGAAAGAACAGACAATTCATATTATGATCACGGATATTCAGATGGGGAGTATGTCAGGACTTGAACTGATTAAAATCGTAAATGAACAATATCCGGATATCCGTATCATTGTGCTTACAGGATATGATGAATTTGAATATGCTCATAAATGTCTGAAGATGGATGTAGTGGACTTTCTGTTAAAACCTGTAGATGAAGATGATATGGCTGAACTTATCAGAAGGCAGACAGAAGCACTGGATGCGCAGCAAAAGCGGCAGAAGATGGCCGGTGTCATGCGCAGAATCATTGGAAGCAATGAACAGGAGCAGCTGAATAAGATGATGTGTGATCTGGTCAATAATCAGGAACAGGCTTCAGCCACAGCTCAAAAAATCTGCGGGACGTATCAATATGATCTTCACCAGGCTATGCAGATTGCAGTCCTGATACCGCAGGTCGGGTCTTATGAAAAACAGGAGGAGGAAAAGTATCGTGCGTTTATGATACGGGATTTTTGTAATCATAATATAGACCTGCGGGAACTTGGCATCACTTTTCAGGATGAAGATGATCGTATCGTCATCGCCTTCTTTTTGAACGGAAAAAATGATGATGTGTCCTCACGTGTAGAGGAGCTGATTCATCTGTTGAAAGATGAATTTGGTATTTCACAGAAGATTGTACTGGGAAGTGCAGTCACTGGATTTGCACAGCTGTTTATTTCATATAACGATGCAGTTCTCCTTCTGGAACAGGAACATCAGAGTTTCCGCGATATTATTCAGGATACTCAGAAGCAGCACAAAAATCAGATGTTCTGGGATGTTTTTGGAGAGATTAAACATGCCATCGTGGTGAATCAGGGAGATTCGGAAACAATCATGCATGCATTTTCTTCTTTCTGCAGGATGACAGAATCTTACAGCCTGTCTGCCGAGCATATAAGGCGTTGTTGCTTCGAACTTGCCATGTCTGTCTACTATACGCATATTGCCAATCATGGAGAGATCAAAGGGGACATGGTACGTGCGTATATGGAAATGATCATGCCGGCTAAAACAGAGGAAATTCTGAGAGAAACAAAAAAATTTATCGAGGGAATGCATGATAAAGAGGAGGCAGCGATTCATGAACTGGTGGGTCAGGCGCAGATATACATTAAGAATCATTTATCTGAGGAGTTGTCGGTAACAGGTATTGCTCAGATGCTTTTTTTGACGCCTTCTTATTTTTCCAGATTATTTAAAAAAACAGCACATCAGGGATGCAATGATTATATCATCAGGCTTCGCATGGAAAAAGCACAGAGTCTGCTGGAATCTACCAGTCTTAAAACAGGTGAGATAGCACTGCTTGTCGGATACCAGGATAAGAATTATTTTTCACTTGCATTTAAAAAGTTCAGCGGAATGTCTCCTACAGCATATCGTGAAATTGTTAGAAATCAATCATGA
- a CDS encoding sensor histidine kinase, with product MRKWIARFQRMTLDKKIKLFLIMGIIVSASVVLTISTISSITSIKRKSQGLVKTNVETVSKSLDSAVSSYYNIALSLIPDESIQLYLKEDSDNGRLGAAKEDNLNTLMRVLYQQTDMNFIALYKSEKAYIYRGQPITKSHFNQEYKDDLKQSIPWGKGELVFSYGNAYFGKDDYTISFYQPIYDMNKIGKKIGNLCFNVKEDAFGFLKHQTVGDLEFDIYLTDQKGHVLFSEEKGLLGKRLKLGHTIGGNSGDFSESGKLYVYQKVADSDLYVMGTISNIALMKDSVITMTFLFVTVLIIVAITVFMVSKVVKQFYKPMEKLVTKMEQVSEGNLDVRINEAHSGQDFVTISKGFNHMMDEMNELLEQVKLEQHQIEQIKFNALQSQIKPHFLYNALDCIHWQAAAEGNKEISTFVKALANYYRACLSRGKDVITLGEELEHIKSYLIIQNIRYENILDARYCIGEEYYSVKIPKMTLQPLIENAIYHGMKTESGKKGMVILSVREEKDIMILSLMDNGQGMSPEDIEEMNRSISKYDENFGYGVRNVNKRIELLFGEQYGLHYQVNVEGGITVDIRLPKD from the coding sequence ATGAGAAAATGGATTGCCAGATTTCAGAGAATGACGCTGGATAAAAAAATTAAATTATTTCTGATCATGGGGATCATTGTCAGTGCAAGCGTTGTGCTGACGATTTCAACCATTTCTTCTATAACATCAATAAAAAGAAAATCACAGGGACTGGTAAAGACAAATGTAGAGACCGTTTCAAAAAGTCTCGATTCTGCCGTCAGCAGTTACTATAATATTGCACTTTCGCTGATACCGGATGAGAGTATTCAGCTGTATTTGAAAGAAGACAGTGACAACGGCCGTTTAGGTGCAGCCAAGGAAGATAACCTGAATACGCTGATGCGCGTGCTGTATCAACAGACTGATATGAATTTTATTGCGCTTTATAAGTCTGAAAAAGCATATATTTACCGCGGTCAGCCTATCACAAAGAGCCATTTTAATCAGGAATATAAAGATGATCTTAAACAAAGTATACCGTGGGGAAAAGGAGAACTGGTCTTTTCTTATGGAAATGCTTATTTTGGGAAGGATGATTATACAATATCTTTTTATCAGCCCATATATGATATGAATAAGATCGGGAAAAAAATAGGAAATCTTTGTTTTAACGTTAAGGAGGATGCCTTTGGTTTTCTGAAGCATCAGACGGTGGGGGACCTTGAATTTGACATTTATCTTACAGATCAAAAAGGACATGTCTTGTTTAGTGAGGAAAAGGGACTGCTGGGAAAAAGATTGAAGCTTGGCCATACAATTGGCGGAAACAGCGGTGATTTCTCAGAATCAGGAAAGTTGTATGTCTATCAGAAAGTGGCAGACAGTGACCTGTATGTGATGGGAACGATCAGTAATATCGCATTGATGAAAGACAGCGTGATTACTATGACCTTTTTATTTGTCACAGTTCTGATCATCGTTGCAATCACTGTATTTATGGTATCCAAAGTCGTAAAACAGTTTTATAAACCGATGGAGAAACTGGTGACCAAGATGGAGCAGGTATCAGAGGGTAATCTGGATGTCAGGATCAATGAAGCTCATTCAGGCCAGGACTTCGTGACGATCAGCAAGGGATTTAATCATATGATGGATGAGATGAATGAACTGCTTGAGCAGGTGAAGCTGGAACAGCACCAGATTGAACAGATCAAGTTTAATGCACTTCAGTCTCAGATTAAGCCTCATTTTCTCTATAATGCACTGGATTGTATCCACTGGCAGGCGGCAGCGGAGGGGAATAAAGAGATTTCTACTTTTGTTAAGGCGCTGGCAAATTATTACAGGGCATGTTTGAGCAGAGGGAAAGATGTCATAACCCTGGGCGAAGAACTGGAACACATCAAAAGTTATCTGATTATCCAAAATATACGTTATGAAAATATTCTGGACGCCAGATATTGTATCGGTGAAGAATACTACAGTGTCAAAATACCGAAGATGACACTTCAGCCGTTGATTGAAAATGCCATTTATCATGGAATGAAGACGGAATCAGGAAAGAAAGGTATGGTCATACTCTCTGTCAGGGAAGAGAAGGATATCATGATACTTAGTCTGATGGACAATGGACAGGGCATGAGTCCGGAGGATATTGAGGAGATGAACCGTTCTATTTCTAAATACGATGAGAACTTCGGATACGGTGTCCGCAACGTCAATAAAAGGATCGAGCTGCTCTTCGGGGAACAGTATGGGCTGCATTATCAGGTAAATGTTGAAGGTGGAATAACGGTCGATATACGGTTGCCAAAGGATTAA
- a CDS encoding 4Fe-4S binding protein, with protein sequence MNSPGIKKKLKKAVIDTDHCVACGCCVKECPKYAITVVKGITAEVDKTLCVGCGKCRTICPASVITITEVEV encoded by the coding sequence GTGAACAGTCCTGGTATAAAGAAAAAATTGAAGAAGGCCGTGATAGATACAGACCACTGTGTGGCGTGCGGTTGTTGTGTTAAGGAGTGTCCCAAATACGCAATAACAGTCGTGAAGGGCATTACCGCAGAAGTTGACAAAACACTGTGTGTCGGCTGCGGAAAATGCAGGACCATCTGTCCTGCCAGCGTTATCACAATCACGGAGGTGGAGGTATGA
- a CDS encoding MATE family efflux transporter, with product MNRVKDMTSGNPTKLLLLFALPLIFGNLGQQLYMIVDAIIVGQGVGVKALAAVGATDWTYWLILWTVQALTQGFGACIAKHFGEKDHVKLRKSIAMSVILCVGIGILLTFTALLMVLPMLNILQTPSDIFEGASSYLFTLFSGTLIVMSYNMISSILRAFGDGKTPLIAMGIAAGTNIALDLLFVMVFRWGITGAAAATLIAQLIAFLYCLSALKRIDFIRLQPSDWKTDKMIIRELCRMGFPLALQHVLIAVGGMILQSRINLQGFIFVAGFTATNKLYGLLESAAISLGYATTTFMAQNYGAGQGDRIHKGLKSVALIALLMSVCSAVPAILGGKHILKLFISSSDASAPEVLAVAYQYLLIMGVLLFVLYFLHGFRSILQGLGDAISPMISGIIEFFMRISAALILTGFWGNVMLFLAEPLAWIGAAAYVIAACWFRFRKIPHVNVVLNKTT from the coding sequence ATGAACCGGGTAAAAGATATGACATCGGGCAATCCAACAAAGCTTTTGCTTTTATTTGCCCTTCCGCTGATTTTTGGAAATCTTGGCCAGCAACTGTATATGATCGTGGACGCCATTATTGTAGGCCAGGGCGTCGGTGTAAAAGCACTGGCGGCTGTCGGAGCAACGGACTGGACTTACTGGCTAATCTTGTGGACTGTGCAGGCTTTAACACAGGGATTCGGTGCCTGTATCGCTAAACATTTTGGAGAGAAAGATCATGTAAAACTGAGAAAATCCATTGCCATGTCGGTCATCCTGTGTGTTGGGATCGGGATCCTTCTCACATTTACCGCACTTCTGATGGTTTTACCGATGCTTAATATTCTACAGACACCATCTGATATATTCGAGGGGGCTTCCTCATACCTCTTCACGTTGTTCAGCGGAACCCTGATCGTAATGTCTTATAATATGATCTCCTCCATTCTCCGGGCTTTTGGAGACGGAAAAACTCCGCTGATCGCCATGGGAATCGCTGCCGGTACAAATATTGCACTGGATCTGCTTTTTGTCATGGTATTTCGCTGGGGAATCACAGGTGCAGCGGCTGCTACTCTGATCGCACAACTGATAGCATTCTTATATTGCCTATCAGCACTAAAGCGTATTGACTTTATCAGGCTGCAGCCTTCGGACTGGAAGACAGACAAAATGATTATCCGGGAGTTATGCCGAATGGGATTTCCGCTGGCACTGCAGCACGTTTTGATCGCGGTGGGAGGTATGATCCTCCAATCCAGGATCAACCTTCAGGGATTTATTTTTGTTGCAGGATTTACAGCTACAAATAAACTGTACGGTCTTTTGGAAAGTGCAGCAATCTCCCTTGGCTATGCAACCACAACTTTCATGGCTCAGAATTACGGTGCCGGACAGGGTGACCGTATTCATAAAGGATTAAAAAGTGTGGCACTCATTGCATTATTAATGTCTGTGTGCAGTGCAGTCCCCGCCATCCTGGGTGGAAAACATATCCTGAAGCTTTTTATCTCATCTTCTGATGCCAGCGCACCTGAAGTACTCGCCGTCGCTTACCAGTATCTCCTCATCATGGGAGTCCTGCTTTTTGTCCTGTACTTTCTGCATGGATTCAGGAGTATACTTCAGGGACTGGGAGACGCAATCAGCCCGATGATATCCGGAATTATTGAATTTTTTATGCGAATTTCAGCGGCTCTGATTCTGACCGGATTCTGGGGAAATGTCATGCTGTTTCTTGCAGAACCTCTCGCCTGGATCGGGGCCGCAGCATATGTTATCGCTGCCTGCTGGTTCAGATTCAGAAAAATACCGCATGTTAACGTTGTGTTGAATAAAACAACCTAA
- a CDS encoding tRNA-dihydrouridine synthase family protein, protein MKFYLAPMEGLTTYIYRTAYHRYFHPMDKYFTPFIVPHINKDFNSREKNEILPEHNRGQNLIPQILTNNAADFLRTANALRKFGYEEVNLNLGCPSKTVVSKGRGSGFLAKTQELDQFLDTIFSETDINVSIKTRIGKDSSEEFYELITIFNKYPLTELIVHPRTQQDFYKNKPNLDIFADTLKLCRHHICYNGHILTREDYINFVERFPSVDTLMVGRGILGNPGLLNDILKQKPVDIDTLRMFHDELYANYQGIFSGDRNVLFKMKELWSYMIQLFPESEKYAKKIRKSERLWQYERAVSDLFSLT, encoded by the coding sequence ATGAAATTTTATCTGGCACCCATGGAGGGACTTACAACATATATTTACCGCACGGCATATCACAGATATTTTCATCCCATGGATAAATATTTTACGCCGTTTATCGTACCTCATATCAATAAGGATTTTAATTCCAGAGAAAAAAATGAAATCCTGCCTGAACATAACCGCGGGCAAAATCTTATTCCTCAGATATTGACCAACAATGCGGCTGATTTTCTCCGCACCGCCAATGCGCTGAGAAAATTCGGATATGAAGAAGTCAATCTGAACCTTGGATGTCCATCAAAGACCGTTGTCTCCAAAGGAAGAGGTTCCGGGTTTCTGGCAAAGACACAGGAGCTTGACCAGTTTTTGGATACAATATTTTCAGAAACTGATATTAATGTCTCCATCAAAACCAGAATCGGCAAAGACAGCTCCGAAGAATTCTATGAGCTGATCACAATCTTTAATAAATATCCCCTTACTGAGCTGATCGTTCACCCGCGAACTCAGCAGGATTTCTACAAAAACAAACCGAATCTCGATATCTTTGCTGATACGTTAAAGCTTTGCCGCCATCATATCTGCTATAACGGTCATATTTTAACACGGGAAGATTATATTAATTTTGTGGAACGTTTTCCATCCGTCGATACGTTGATGGTTGGGAGAGGTATACTCGGGAATCCGGGACTTTTAAATGATATATTGAAACAGAAACCTGTGGATATTGACACACTTAGGATGTTTCATGATGAACTTTATGCCAATTATCAGGGGATTTTCAGCGGTGACCGAAATGTTTTATTTAAAATGAAAGAATTGTGGTCCTACATGATTCAGTTATTTCCGGAAAGCGAAAAATATGCAAAGAAGATCAGAAAATCCGAACGCCTGTGGCAGTATGAACGGGCCGTATCTGATCTTTTCAGTCTGACATAA